In a single window of the Rhopalosiphum padi isolate XX-2018 chromosome 1, ASM2088224v1, whole genome shotgun sequence genome:
- the LOC132918052 gene encoding extended synaptotagmin-2, translating into MADRPADELRLLDVDNNSSALVAEAAEVADGTLDKPTVRQTVWRVTKGLVPVVTIYALGFWRVASVSAWVLVPFFFCLSVVRDLLSDAGRIKRRRAQIAAAADEKDLITANVAELPSWVFFPDIHRAEWLNQIIKQMWPMISAYAQSTIKTTVEPMVIESLREYKINNFAFDKLRLGSIPPKIGGVKVYDKVSRDQIMLDIDVIFASDSDISFYVSGIPCGIKDFQIRGMMRVVMKPLLTTSPLVGGMQIFFLNQPDIDYDLMGVADVLDMPGLNDVLKKVIAQQVAATMVLPNKLPIVLSNEIAAHVVKLPEPEGVLRVHIFQAKNLVAKDMSLIRKGKSDPYVIVTLGAQQYKTHTINNELNPKWDYWCEFASFSPRGQVLKLKLFDEDEMVGKKHSNLGRASIQIGNVAKTGYFDKWINLEDTKHGMIHVRMLWLDLTLEQSALKRALTETQELRITNLSSAVVMVYVDSAINLPNARAQSKPDPLVRVTVGQTTQTTVGKLRTERPVYEQGFTFLVNNPETDTIEFKVIDQKTNTQLGLYVYELSLLLVAQNMRVDTQPYDLIIDSKNQQHDSKLLFCMQLKFLKKCPVLVDVNDDTTSVTKPLSRQTSVQSTKSVNSVITSADVSEIQSSAVGNNTPTDGMSRTSSIKRDSTVSRNSHTGGGDQEPLIEQAETTELLSEPEEPAPGTGPLGSIQITLTFSVARQRLNVTIHKVVNLPIKEASDIPDPYVKLYVLPKKENSNTKRKTETYKDNCNPVYEETFEYIMGVAELNSKQLEVTVLTKKTWHSPVLGQIVLNISDYVNINTPSFTGWFDLETEIKEGTVG; encoded by the exons ATGGCCGATCGCCCAGCAGACGAACTGCGGTTACTGGACGTCGACAATAATTCGTCGGCGTTGGTGGCCGAAGCCGCCGAGGTGGCAGACGGCACGCTGGACAAACCAACCGTCCGGCAAACGGTTTGGCGAGTGACCAAAGGTCTAGTGCCCGTGGTCACCATCTACGCTCTCGGCTTTTGGCGCGTGGCGTCCGTCAGCGCGTGGGTGCTGGTGCCGTTCTTCTTCTGTCTGTCGGTCGTCCGCGACCTCTTGAGCGACGCTGGCCGAATAAAACGCCGGCGCGCTCAGATAGCCGCTGCTGCCGACGAGAAGGACCTGATCACCGCAAACGTTGCCGAGCTACCGTCCTGGGTGTTCTTCCCGGACATCCATCGCGCCGAATGGCTCAACCAG ATTATCAAACAGATGTGGCCGATGATCAGCGCGTACGCTCAGAGCACCATAAAAACAACCGTAGAACCGATGGTCATCGAAAGCCTACGTGAATACAAAATCAATAACTTTGCGTTCGACAAGTTACGACTAGGATCGATA ccaCCCAAAATCGGAGGTGTCAAAGTCTATGATAAAGTATCACGCGATCAAATAATGTTGGACATTGACGTTAT ATTTGCTAGTGATAGTGACATATCGTTCTATGTAAGCGGAATCCCTTGCGGTATCAAAGACTTTCAA ATTCGTGGTATGATGAGAGTGGTTATGAAACCATTGCTCACTACTTCACCTCTGGTAGGTGGAATGCAGATTTTTTTCCTTAATCAACCTGACATTGATTACGATTTAATGGGTGTTGCCGACGTACTGGATATGCCCGGCCTCAA tgaTGTATTGAAAAAAGTCATTGCTCAACAAGTAGCCGCTACAATGGTTTTACCTAACAAATTGCCTATAGTATTGAGTAATGAAATAGCTGCACATGTTGTAAAGTTACCTGAGCCAGAG GGTGTCTTGCGTGTACATATCTTTCAAGCTAAAAATTTGGTGGCCAAAGACATGAGCTTGATAAGAAAAGGCAAATCAGATCCTTACGTCATTGTCACATTGGGTGCACAACAATACAAAactcatacaataaataatgaactGAATCCTAAATGGGATTATTGGTGCGag TTTGCGTCTTTTTCTCCTAGAGGACAAGTATTGAAGCTCAAACTTTTTGATGAAGACGAAATGGTGGGCAAAAAACATTCGAATCTAGGAAG AGCTTCAATACAAATTGGCAATGTTGCTAAAACTGGATATTTTGataag TGGATCAACTTGGAGGATACCAAACATGGCATGATACATGTGCGTATGCTTTGGTTGGACTTAACTTTGGAACAAAGTGCATTAAAGAGG GCCCTTACTGAAACCCAAGAACTTCGAATAACAAATCTAAGTTCAGCTGTAGTGATGGTATACGTAGATTCGGCTATCAATTTACCG AACGCTCGAGCTCAAAGCAAACCAGATCCATTGGTACGAGTAACTGTTGGTCAAACTACCCAAACAACTGTAGGAAAATTGCGCACTGAACGTCCTGTCTATGAACAAGGATTCACGTTTTTGGTGAACAACCCTGAAACAGACACAATCGAATTTAag gttatagatcaaaaaacaaatactcAGTTGGGTTTATATGTTTACGAATTGTCGTTACTATTGGTTGCCCAAAATATGCGAGTGGATACTCAACCTTATGATCTGATAATTGACAGCAAGAACCAACAGCATGACAGCAAACTATTGTTTTGTATGCAACTCAAA tttttgaaaaagtGTCCCGTATTGGTCGATGTCAATGACGACACTACTTCAGTAACAAAACCTCTATCAAGACAGACATCTGTACAGTCGACAAAATCTGTCAACAGTGTTATAACTTCAGCAGATGTGTCTGAGATTCAGTCGTCAGCTGTTGGCAATAACACACCTACAGATGGTATGAGTAGGACCTCGTCGATTAAAAGAGATTCAACGGTATCTCGAAATTCACATACCGGTGGTGGTGATCAAGAACCACTCATTGAACAAGCCGAAACCACCGAACTGCTAAGCGAACC AGAAGAACCAGCTCCTGGCACAGGTCCTTTGGGCAGCATACAAATAACATTGACATTCAGCGTGGCCAGACAACGTCTCAACGTTACTATACATAAAGTCGT TAACTTACCAATCAAAGAAGCTTCGGACATCCCTGATCCTTATGTCAAGTTGTACGTACTACCCAAGAAAGAAAACAGTAACACCAAACGAAAAACTGAA ACGTACAAGGACAATTGCAACCCCGTGTATGAAGAAACATTCGAGTACATCATGGGAGTGGCTGAGTTGAACAGCAAACAGCTAGAAGTGACTGTCCTGACTAAGAAGACTTGGCACAGTCCTGTCTTGGGTCAGATAGTGTTGAACATTAGCGACTATGTCAACATAAACACACCCAGTTTTACTGGTTGGTTTGATTTAGAAACTGAAATCAAAGAAGGCACCGTcggttaa